Proteins encoded by one window of Microplitis demolitor isolate Queensland-Clemson2020A chromosome 6, iyMicDemo2.1a, whole genome shotgun sequence:
- the LOC128668029 gene encoding uncharacterized protein LOC128668029: MVICQSPTNECCFGECNDCPGSEKLKTILEHLFMDNFVDEITYNQWTQVDRCSLETIIKPADDFVDIFAEYFQTIKENLEIGQVLVVADFSENYSFLLQNSVQGVYWNNEQATIHPFACYYRTTEENKSEIVLLNLVIISDNLTHNTTAVYTFQEVLTSFLKNKIPDICKIIYFSDGAVSQYKNRYNLVNLVYHEENFQRKPNGTFATSHGKGPSDGLGGLIKRLISRANLQHPPDKQIKTPEQLYEWTKDNIQGINSSYVSDEQIRRTEKKLSNRFKNALPVKGIRGCHAAVPTSNEVLRVKRLSSSTEGENFVLKNVDVYEFVEEPSIQTRLRIRSAKSRPQQGAKKKQSF; the protein is encoded by the exons ATGGTTATTTGTCAATCACCTACAAATGAGTGTTGTTTCGGAGAATGCAATGACTGTCCCGGCtcggaaaaattgaaaactatCTTAGAACACTTATTCATGGATAACTTTGTAGACGAGATTACATACAATCAGTGGACTCAAGTGGATCGATGTTCTTTAGAAACAATTATCAAACCAGCTGACGattttgttgatattttt GCTGAGTATTTTCAAACTATAAAAGAAAACCTTGAAATCGGGCAAGTACTTGTTGTTGctgatttttcagaaaattattcttttttgcTTCAAAATAGTGTTCAAGGAGTATATTGGAATAATGAGCAGGCAACAATCCATCCTTTTGCGTGTTATTATAGAACGACTGAAGAGAATAAAAGTGAAATTGTACTTCTcaatttagtaataatttctgATAACTTAACTCACAATACAACTGCAGTTTACACTTTCCAAGAAGTACTGACATCgtttctcaaaaataaaattcccgatatttgtaaaataatttatttctctgatgGCGCTGTATCTCAATACAAGAATCGTTATAATTTAGTCAATTTGGTGTATCATGAAGAAAACTTCCAAAGAAAGCCGAATGGCACTTTCGCCACTTCCCATGGGAAAGGCCCAAGTGACGGTTTGGGTGGATTAATCAAACGATTAATTAGCCGAGCTAATCTTCAACATCCTCCTGATAAACAAATCAAGACACCTGAGCAATTATATGAATGGACAAAGGACAATATTCAGGGAATAAATAGTTCTTATGTCTCAGATGAGCAAATTCGtagaacagaaaaaaaactgagTAACAGGTTCAAAAACGCTTTACCAGTTAAGGGAATACGTGGATGCCATGCCGCAGTCCCTACTTCAAATGAAGTTCTGAGAGTGAAGCGCTTGTCATCATCTACAGAAGgagaaaattttgtattgaaaaacGTAGATGTCTATGAGTTTGTCGAGGAGCCCAGCATTCAAACTCG aTTGAGAATAAGAAGTGCGAAATCAAGACCACAGCAAGGAGCTAAGAAAAAACAATCATTCTAA